The genomic region GATATCACAAAATCCACATTTTTTCAATTGTTTCAGCCAATTTTTAACGAAAAAATTTTTCAGCTTATTAATAACGCAGGTGTTGACAAATACGTTAAAAAACTGACAGCACTTAAGCTATTCTATCTTCTGGCCTATGCCCAGTTAGAACAATTAAAAGGTCTACGGGATATTAGCA from Carboxydocella sporoproducens DSM 16521 harbors:
- a CDS encoding DUF4372 domain-containing protein, with translation MQGKDITKSTFFQLFQPIFNEKIFQLINNAGVDKYVKKLTALKLFYLLAYAQLEQLKGLRDIS